The following are encoded in a window of Desulfolucanica intricata genomic DNA:
- a CDS encoding asparagine synthase, whose amino-acid sequence MAREGLIPTVLGSAVTAAGLALRASNPALGWGVAGFGLAHLVLGSIDLVQHRTEGK is encoded by the coding sequence TTGGCACGCGAAGGATTAATTCCCACAGTACTTGGCTCTGCCGTTACGGCTGCCGGATTAGCTCTGCGAGCCAGTAACCCCGCACTGGGCTGGGGTGTAGCAGGTTTTGGACTGGCCCATCTTGTCTTAGGTTCCATTGACTTAGTCCAACATAGGACCGAAGGAAAGTAG
- a CDS encoding DUF1540 domain-containing protein — MPRIKCEVDDCIYQEGTECKASSIQVRPTVEDHMTTISDDTACETFKPRTSRR, encoded by the coding sequence ATGCCGAGAATTAAATGTGAAGTTGACGACTGTATTTACCAAGAAGGAACTGAATGTAAAGCTTCCAGTATTCAAGTAAGACCTACTGTTGAAGACCATATGACCACTATTTCAGACGATACTGCTTGTGAAACTTTTAAACCTCGTACTTCCAGAAGATAA
- a CDS encoding sigma-54-dependent transcriptional regulator — MTPKILIIDDEKHMCWALERAMKQEGYQVLTANNGPDGLELLKQEGPSLVILDLRMPGMDGMEVLKCIKEIQPKLPVIILTAHGTIDSAIEAMKNGAIDYLTKPFDLDELKIVIKNALLLNQLATEVTFLRSELTKNYSIMIGKSPTIVEINQLIERVATTNATVLITGESGTGKEVAAVSIHQASPRCDNPFVTVNCAALPEQLLESELFGHEKGAFTGAITKKLGRFELAHKGTIFLDEIGDMPLSMQVKLLRVLQEKSFERVGGTETHKIDVRVIAATNRELTEAIRKGLFREDLYYRLNVIHIQLPPLRERKEDIPLLAEHFLEKLSHIYRVKKISSDAMEMICTYNWPGNIRELQNVIERAAIICEDEEILPFHLPPELQKPSKTVIGTVVRFPDEGISLEEVEKQLIMKALEKSKGNQTKAAQLLNITRSALLYRTQKYGISLMY; from the coding sequence ATCACTCCTAAAATTCTAATTATTGATGATGAAAAACACATGTGTTGGGCTCTGGAGCGAGCAATGAAACAAGAAGGGTATCAGGTATTAACAGCTAATAATGGCCCGGATGGCTTGGAGTTACTTAAACAGGAAGGTCCATCACTGGTTATTCTTGATCTTAGAATGCCCGGCATGGACGGGATGGAAGTCTTAAAATGCATCAAAGAAATTCAACCGAAACTCCCCGTTATCATTCTTACTGCTCATGGTACTATTGATTCGGCTATCGAGGCTATGAAAAACGGCGCCATTGATTACCTTACCAAACCCTTTGATCTTGATGAATTAAAAATTGTTATTAAAAATGCGTTACTATTAAATCAATTAGCAACTGAAGTAACCTTCCTTCGTTCCGAATTAACCAAAAACTACAGCATTATGATTGGTAAAAGCCCGACAATCGTAGAAATTAACCAACTTATTGAAAGGGTAGCAACCACTAACGCTACCGTTCTTATTACAGGTGAAAGCGGAACCGGCAAGGAAGTAGCGGCAGTTTCTATCCATCAAGCCAGTCCCCGCTGCGATAATCCTTTTGTTACGGTAAATTGTGCAGCCTTACCCGAACAACTCCTGGAAAGTGAACTGTTTGGCCATGAAAAAGGTGCTTTTACCGGTGCCATTACAAAAAAACTTGGACGGTTTGAATTAGCTCACAAAGGAACAATTTTCTTAGATGAAATCGGTGATATGCCCCTCAGCATGCAAGTTAAATTACTCAGAGTGCTTCAGGAAAAATCTTTTGAGAGGGTTGGAGGAACTGAAACCCATAAAATCGACGTTCGGGTTATCGCAGCCACTAACAGGGAGCTTACCGAAGCTATTCGCAAAGGTCTGTTCCGTGAAGATTTGTATTACAGGTTAAATGTAATTCATATCCAACTACCCCCTCTGCGGGAGAGAAAAGAGGATATTCCACTGCTTGCTGAACACTTTTTAGAAAAACTATCACACATATACCGTGTTAAAAAAATATCATCGGATGCCATGGAAATGATTTGTACCTATAATTGGCCGGGAAATATACGTGAATTACAAAACGTAATTGAACGTGCCGCTATTATTTGTGAAGATGAAGAAATTTTACCTTTTCATTTACCTCCGGAGCTGCAAAAGCCATCTAAAACAGTTATCGGAACAGTAGTTAGATTTCCGGATGAAGGTATTTCCTTAGAGGAAGTTGAAAAACAATTAATAATGAAAGCACTGGAAAAAAGCAAGGGTAATCAAACCAAGGCTGCACAATTACTTAACATCACCCGTTCTGCCTTACTTTACCGTACTCAGAAATATGGAATATCCCTGATGTACTAA
- a CDS encoding DUF1540 domain-containing protein: protein MPRIKCSVDHCIYQEGTECKASCIQVRPTVTDLIISASDDTACETFKPRNS from the coding sequence ATGCCCAGAATTAAATGTTCTGTTGATCACTGTATTTACCAAGAAGGGACTGAATGTAAAGCTTCCTGTATTCAGGTAAGACCTACTGTCACAGACTTGATAATCAGCGCCTCAGATGATACTGCCTGTGAAACTTTTAAACCCCGTAATTCATAA